The Pyxidicoccus sp. MSG2 DNA segment TGAGCCCCGTGGGCACCGTGGGGGGCTGGGCATCGGGCGGCAGCGACCACTGCTGGTTTGTCTGGCCGTTGCAGTTCCAGACAATCACCGGCGAGCTGTTGGCGGTGGCCTGGCCGGACACGTCGAGGCACAGCGACGACGCCGTATGGACCACCGCGCCATTGGCGTTGCGGCCCCACCGCTGGTTCGCCGCCCCGGTGCAGGCGCCGATGACCGCCCTGGCCCCGGCGCTGGCCGTCGCGGGCTGGACGCACCAGGCGCCGTCGAACACTCGCAGCTCGCCCTCGGGCGTGAACAGGAACCGCTGGTTCCCCTGCCCGTGGCAATCATAGATATTGAGCCCCTGCCCCGACGTCTGGCTGTTCTGGGCCACGTCGAGGCAGCGGCCGGACTGCACGCCGATAAGCCGGGTGCCCGCAATCAGCGCGGCGGCTTGCGTTGAGAGCCCGGGGTCGTCCTCCGACTGCACTCCACAGGCAGCCACGGCGGCGAAGAGCAAAACCAGTCCGGTGCGGCGCACTACGACGGGCAGGTGACGAACGTGCATTGAGACGCTCCTTGGTGTGCCACCTCCTTCCCGGTATTCACGGTGTGGCTCAAGCAATCTTTTTGCATCTGCATCAGCGTGTGTTGAACGCTGGGCAGCAGGAGCCTGGACGTCCAGGCTCCGTGCCGCATTCCCACCCTCATGGGCTTCAGTCGCCCTCGCTCCCGGGAGCCACGGCGATGCCATGGCGCGCGAGCAACCGCCGGAGCTGCGTGCGATGCATGCCGAGCGCCCGCGCCGCGGCGGCCACGTTGCCACCCTGCTGGCGCAGCGCCTCCTCGATGCGCGCCTTCTCCCCGGCCTCCAGGGGTGGCGCCCGCGAGGACACTTCTCGCCTGACGCTTCCCGTCTCCATCGGCACCGGAGTCGACATCGCGGGCCCGAACGCGGTGCCGGCGCTCGGGCTCAGGTGGAGGGCCTTCACGCGCGCCTCGCCGCCCAGGAGCGCGGACTGGACGGCACTGCGCACCTCGACCCGCAGCTCCCGGACATTCCCTGGCCAGGGCCGCAGCAGGCACTCCTCCACCAGCGACACGTGCATTCCCAATCCGGGCGCCACCTGCCGCACCTCCTGCTGGAGCAACAGGGGAATCTCCTCGGGGCGCTGACGCAGCGGCGGCAGCATCACCTCCGGCCTGCCCAGGCGGAAGTAGAGGTCCTCCCGGAGATGCCCGCCCGCCACCCGCGCGCGCAGGTCCTTGTTGCTCGCGGAGCAGACGTGAAGGTCCACCGGCTTCGGCTTCGAGGCGCCCAGCGAGAGGACCTCCCGGCTTTCCAGCACTCGCAGCAGCTTCGCCTGGACGGACAGGTCCAGCTCCACCACTTCATCCAGGAACAGCGTGCCGCCGTCCGCGGCCTGGACGTAGCCCTGGGCATCCGCGTCGGCCCCGGAGTACGCGCCGCGCCTGGCGCCGAACAGCAGCCGCTCCGCGAGGCTCTGGGGAATCGCTGCGCAGTTGACCGCCACGAAGGGCCCCGCGCCTCGGGGCCCGCTCTGATGGAAGGCACGCGCCACGCCCTCCTTGCCCGCACCGCTCTCCCCGTGGATGTGCAGCGTGGACCCGACCTGCGCCAGCCGCGCCACTTCCGCCAGCAACCGTTGCATGGCGTGGCCGCGCACGAAGCCGTCCCGGAGCACCACGCCGTGCCGCGCCAGGGGACCCACGTCCGCGCAGGGGACGAACAGCGAGTCCCCCATGCGGAGGACCCGCTGGACTTCCTGCGGCGTTCTGGCGGGCACCTGCTTCCCCTCCACGAACGTGCCGTTCTGACTGCCGAGGTCCGTCACCCAGAAGCGTCGCCCATCGAAGTGGACGCGAGCGTGACGCCGGGACATGCGCGGGTCCTGGACCTCCCCCAGCTCAACGGCGCCCCGCCCCAACTCCAGGGCCCCGTCCCGCAGCGGCAACACCTCCGCCATCGCCGCGTCCCCGCTGAACAGGCGCAAGAGACCCGGCACCTTCTCCTCACCGGAGCCGCTCGCGCCTCCGCTGGCTCCGCTCGGCTGCAGGGTCGATGGGTCCTTCTCCATGGGCCGTCATCCTACGCGGCTCCTGGCACACGACGCAGGTGCCAGCAGGTGTGCCACGCAGGGGGGCTCCACCCGGGACGCGTGAAGAAGTGCCCGAGATGATTGACGAGCCCACGCTCCATCGCGCCAGAGTCCGTGTCAGCGAAGCAGGCACATGCCTTGCTTGGGCCGCGAGCGCTTCGTGCACGCGAAGCCAGTCGTTTCCATCCAGGGGCTGGGACGAACCCGCCCGCACACATCGAAGCGAGGGGACTCGAGATGAAGCAGGTGAAGAACATACGGCCTTCATGGCTCGGACTGATGGCACTGTTGCTGTGGGTGAGCGGATGCAAGACGTGCGGCTCTCACCTGCCGCCGCCCAAACCCGTCCCCGACAAGGAGGCGCCAGCCGACGCCGGCACCGTCACGTCCCCTGCTGACGAGCCGCTGTCCACCACCGGGTGCAGCGATGGGAAGTGCAAGGCTCCGTGGCCGCCACCCGAGGTCCCGACGAGCTTCGCCGCCTGCCCGACGGGCTCTTGTGGTCCCGGCAGCCAGAATGGCAGGGGAATCTACGTCTCCAACACCGATGTGCGGAGCTACTGCTTCAGGGACGAGCACGCCGCCTCACCCTCGTTCCCATACTCATTCTGCCCCGAGTTCTTCATCAACACCCCCACCGGGGTTCGACTCCAGGTGCGGGATTGGACCAATCCCAATTGGGTCCGCGATACCCCGGTCCAGGCCTGGCTCGAGCCCGCCTCAGGCACCCGTCAGTCCGTCACCCTGAAGAGCATCCGGAGTGACCAGAGCCGGCTCGTCATCACCTACGAGACGGCAGGTCAGGTGCATGAGGTCACCGGTGCCGGACTGGAGCAGGTGAGGCTCGGGTTCCAGCTCAGCGTCATTGATGACGCCTACGTGTACGAGATGAAGCTCAGCGCCGCATCGGGCGCCGGGGGTCCAGAGGAACTCCACCGGTATCGCCTCGACTACCGGTACAAGCTGGGCAGCACGCCGTCCGCTTGGATGACTCACTGCGAGGACTCCGCCGCGGGAAACCGGATCTCCTTCCTGGGAGGAAAGAAGGTGGATGGCCTGACGGCTCGCGTGACGGATGAACCCGGCGTCACGACCCTGAGCTGCGAAACGGGAGCCATCAGCACCTGTCTGGCCTGGGGCTACACGCCGTGGAGCTCCCGGACGGGGGACCCCAAGTGGAGCGACTACCTCTTCCGTTCGTGCCTGCACGCCAAGCGCGCGGCCTACTTCGTCCAGTTCGGCGACTTCAAGAGCTACACGGTTTCCGGAACCGAGATCTTCAAGCGGGACCCGTTCGGCATCAACTCCGAGCAGATGCCTCACTTCGAAGCGCTCTGGAGCCCCCGAGGCGCGGAGTGCCTCAACACGGAGAATGCTCGTCACGGAGAGCTCCTCCCGGCCTCCGCAAGGCTGCCCCCGTGCACGCCTATCGGCTGGGAAAAAACCGAGTTCGGGAGGCTCGCCACCAGCCCCCAAACCCTCCCCTGAGACAACCACCGTCAGGGCTGTGAGAGCCGCTGCTCCACCTCGCGCAGCGGCTCCTCGTACTCCCTCCGCAGCAACGGATTGAGCTCGACGGCCCGCACGAGCGCGGCGCGGGCCTGACGAAGCGTCTCCATGCGTGTTGCCGCCTGACGCTCCAGCCGGGCCCGCGTCAGCAGGAGCCCTCCACGGATGGCGTGGGCCTGCGCCAGGGCCGGGTCGAGCTTCAGCGCCAGCCCCACCTGTTCCTCGCCTCGCGCGATGGACTCGAGCGCGGCGCTGGCGGGCTGTTCCTCCGCCAGATGCCAGTAGACGCGCGCCAATTCCTGGTGGGCCTCGTAGTACGGATACAGCTCCACGGCCTGCCGGGCCTCGGCGAGCGCCTGCTGGAGCAGTGGCACTCCCGGCCGTCCCCGCCGCTTCGCCCACGCCGCCTCCACCATGCTCAGCCGCGCGCTCACCACGCGGCAGTCCACGCAGCCCGCGTCGTTGCGGTACGCCTCCACCAGCGCCCTCCGCCCGGCCTGGAGGTCACCGTCGGGATTGCGCGCCTCGCCCAGGGCGTGCTCCGCCGCCACGAGGTGACCCCTGGCGCGGTGGAAGTACGTCCTCCCGAACGTGGCGTTGATACCCAGGGAGCGCGCCAGGTGCTGGAACGCGCGCTCGAGCGCGGGGCGCGGCGCTCCCCCACTGTCGAGGAGGTACTGCGCTCGCGTCAGCTCCGCGGCAGCCACCTGGTTCAGCACCAGGTAGAAGCGCCCGTCGATGGAGAGGGCCTGCTGGCCCACCTGGAGTGCCTTCTGGATTTCGGCCTCTGGATCCTGTCCGTGCGCCAGCGCGTGAGCCGCCTGGTCGTCGTACAGGTCGCCCAGGTTCTGGAAGGCGTAGAGGTAGCGAGGGTCCACCTGTATCGCCTGACGGAAATAGCGCTCTGCTTCCGCGAAGGCGTCGCGCGGGTCCTGGCCGTGCTCGCGCTGGTGGTTGCCCTTCCAGCGGTAGACCAGCGCCAGGTCATTGAGCCCCCAGGGATAGCGAGGCTGGAGCGCGAGCGCCTTCCTCAGCGCGGAGATGGCCTCCTCCCAGGCCGGCCCCGGATCCCTCCCGTCCCTGGCCTCCTGGAAGCCACGCAGGAAGAGGCCATTGCCCAGCGAGTCGTAGGCATACACGTCGCTTGAGTCCAGCTCCACCGCGCGAGTCGCCGTGGCGATCCACTCGGCGAGGATGGGCGCCGGGTCCTCGCTGCCGCCCTGGAACCGGTTCAGGTGGTAGCGCTTCAACAGGACCTGGGCCTGCCGGGTGTACCCGGACGCGCGCAGCGGGGCCGCTTTCAGTGCCCTGCCTCCAGCCTCCAGCGCGCGCCGCAGTGCCTCCTGGGGAGGCCTTCCCTGCCGCTGGTCCAGCTCCGACTGTTGAAGCCACGCCTCCGCGAGCGCCTCATGAATCCGCGCGTCACTTCTCCCGGACTCGGCCGCATGTTCGTACTGGCCCACCGCCGCCTGGAGTCGCGAGCGCGCCGCGTCGTACTCGCCGCGCTCCAGCAGCTCCATCGCCCGCGTGTATTCAATGTCCGCGGCGAGCTTCAGCGCCTCGTAATCCCACGGAGCTTCCGCGGTGGCCTCCGCCGCTGCCCGTGCCGCCGCGTCGTAGTCCCGGCGGTAGAAGGCGATGAGCCCTTCGAGGTAGCGAGGTGACTCCAGCGCGAGCCCCTGGCTGCGCTCGAGTGACTGGAGCGCCGGCTCCAGGTACTGCTTCTCCAGCTCCCGCTGCCGACCGGCCAGCCACTCCGCGCCACCGCTGCGCCGCGCGTCCTCCATGGCCCGGTGGTACAGCTCGCCCAGCACGCGGCCCCGAGCCAGATGCAGTTCGCGCGTGTCGATGCCCAATCCCCACGCCTTCGTCAGCGCCTCGTGCGCCTTCTCGAAGTCGAGCATCGCGAGGTGGCCACGTCCCAGGGCGTACTGCACGAGCCCCTCGCCGGCCTCCCCGAGCGCGTGCTCCCGCGCCGCCATCCTCTCCATGAGCGCGTGGACGTGCTGCTGCTCACGGGTCGTGTCGTGCAGTGGCAACCCATGGGCCACGCGGAGGAAATACTCCAGATCCTTGACCTGCTGACCCAGTTGCTCCGCCAGCAGCGCGCGGCCCGCGGACTGCTCCCGCGTGTGCCGTGCTTCCAGCCAGGAGCGCACGCCGAAGGCGGAGAGGACGAGGATGCTCACCAGCGACAGCGCCGAGATGGCCACCAGGGCCCGGTGCCTGCGCGCCCCCCGCTTCAGCCGATACAGCAGCCCCGGGCGCTGCCCGAGGATGGGCTCGCCGTCGAGATAGCGTCCCAGGTCCTCGGCCAGTGCCCGCGCGGACGGGTAGCGCAGGTCCGGCTCCTTGCTCAGGCACTTGAGGACGAGGGTCTCCAGGTCGCTCGCGAGCTGGGGCACGCGCATGCGTGGAGGCGGCGGCTCCTCGTGGAGCACCTTCGTCAGCGTGCCCATGAGCGTCGGGTCGGTGAACGGCGGCACGCCGGCCAGCAATTCGTAGAGCGTGGCGCCCAGGCCGTACACATCCGTGCGGCGGTCGATGCTCCGCACGTCACCACGGGCCTGCTCCGGCGCCATGTACGCGGGCGTCCCCATCACCGCGCCCGTCTCGGTGAGGCCGTGCCCCTGGTCCACCTCGTACGCCAGGCCGAAGTCCAGCACCACCGGGAGCCACCGCCCGTCCTCGCCGCTGGAGACCAGGATGTTGGCGGGCTTGAGGTCGCGGTGGATGACGCCGAGCCGATGTGCCTCGTGGATGGCCTCGGTGACCTCCTTCATCACCCGCACTTTTTCGGGCACGGACATGGGGGCCTGGTCGACCCGCTGTCCGCCGACGAGCTGCATGGCGATGTATGCCTTTGCGCCAACCTCGCCGACTTCGTAGACCTTGCAGATGTTCGGGTGGTCGATGCGCGCCTGCGCGCGGGCCTCGCGCAGCAGGCGCATGACTCGGTCCGGATGCGCCCCGCGGATGAACTTGAGCGCGACGACGCGGCCCAGGCGCAGGTCGCGCGCCTTGTAGACCTCGCCCATGCCGCCGCGGCCCAGCGGCTCGATGAACTCGTAGCGCTCCCAGTGGCTGACCGGGAACTCCGGCGTCTCCCCAGACCGCGCCTCATGCTCTCCAACGGGGGACGGCCGAAGGGAGTCGAGGCTTTCGGGTGGGAGCGTCGGGTCGAGAGCCAGTCTTTCCTTTTCGGAAGCTGACATGCGGAGCGCGGTCTCCTGGGGTTCCTCGCCCCATGCTGCCCGGGGCCCCTCAAACGGTCCAGCGAGCCACGTCTTCACGGGCGACACGGCCACGCGGTGCCGGACCTGCCTCGCGATGGCACATGGCACATGTGCCAGGTGTGCCACCCGCGTGGAGTCCTGGGGGCCAGCGCGCTCGACACAGGGGCCGGCTTCAGGCCCGCTTTCAGAGGAGGATTCGTCCGCGCGATGTCTCGAATGGAGTCCGCGGCCCCCGAGGCAGGCGCGCGGGCACGGGCCTTGCTCATGGGTCCACGCAGATGGCGAACACCGCCGGGCACACCGGACGGGGCGTCATCCCAGGCAGTCCACCCGAACCCCAAGGAAGAAAAAATGAGCACTCTCTCGCTGCTGAAGCGCGCCGCCATCGGTCTGTCCGTTGTCGCCCCCGTCGTGATGGCCATCCTCCCGGGCACCGCGAGCGCGTACCGTGCCTACCCCGCCGCCGGCTGCACCTACGAGACCGACTTCGTCGGCGACTACATCTGGTCGCTCGGCATTGGCAACCAGAGCGCCGTCGGCGGCGGAACCCCGCGCGCGCGCAACATCCGCTGCCCCATCATCGACGACAACTCCGGCGCCCCCAGCGCCACCACGCCCAACGTGAGCTGGAGGCCCGCCGTCGCTTCCATCTACGTGACGGGCTACGACGGGCACAACGGCACCACCGACTACTACAACGCCCAGGCGACCGTCTGCTACGTGTTCAGGGAAGGCACGGGCTCCTCCTGCTCGACGCCCAAGGTGCTCCGCCCGATTGCCACTGACGTCACCTTCACGGGCCCGTTCCAGGTCGCGCTGGACGCGGCACAGGTCAACAAGCTGAAGGAGGCCTGGCAGGGCGACTACTCCTACGTCCAGATCCAGATCCCCCAGAACGGGCCGCTGGGCAACAGCGTCATCTACGGCTACTCGACCTACTAGGCCACCGCCCCACCCGCTCGCGTTGACGCCCGGAGCGTGGGGGCGCGTGCCCCGCGCTCCGGGCTTTTTCCCCTGGAGGAACCATGTCTCTCTCGCTGAAGAGCCCCTGGCTGGCTGCCATCACCACCACCACCCTCGTCGCCGGCATCGCCTGGAGTCTCGGCCTGACGCCCGGCCCCACCACCCCTTCCGCACCCGCACCCGAGCCGGTGCTCGCGCCCAGCCCCGTCGCCCCCAGCGCCTCCGCGGACAGTGCGCGCATTCGCCAGTTGGAGCAGCAGGTGGAACAGCTCGCCCAGCGGCTCGGCTCCGAGGAGGCAGCCCGCGCCAATGTCCCGCCCCCGCCCATGCCCCCGACTCCGGAGGAGCAGGTGCAGCGCCGCGAGGCCGGCATGGAGATGTTCGAGATGAAGGTGGACGCGTACCAGCAGGAGCGCCTGGACGCCGTGTGGGCGGACCCGGCGCGCAAGTCGCTGGAGACCAGCATGGGCACGCTCCTGGCGAGCCTGCCGGCGGAGCGGCGCGGAAACCTGCTCGGCGTGGACTGCCGCACCCACTCCTGCATGGCCACGCTGGAGTTCCCCAACTTCGCCGCCGCGAAGGACCAGTTTCC contains these protein-coding regions:
- a CDS encoding sigma 54-interacting transcriptional regulator, whose translation is MEKDPSTLQPSGASGGASGSGEEKVPGLLRLFSGDAAMAEVLPLRDGALELGRGAVELGEVQDPRMSRRHARVHFDGRRFWVTDLGSQNGTFVEGKQVPARTPQEVQRVLRMGDSLFVPCADVGPLARHGVVLRDGFVRGHAMQRLLAEVARLAQVGSTLHIHGESGAGKEGVARAFHQSGPRGAGPFVAVNCAAIPQSLAERLLFGARRGAYSGADADAQGYVQAADGGTLFLDEVVELDLSVQAKLLRVLESREVLSLGASKPKPVDLHVCSASNKDLRARVAGGHLREDLYFRLGRPEVMLPPLRQRPEEIPLLLQQEVRQVAPGLGMHVSLVEECLLRPWPGNVRELRVEVRSAVQSALLGGEARVKALHLSPSAGTAFGPAMSTPVPMETGSVRREVSSRAPPLEAGEKARIEEALRQQGGNVAAAARALGMHRTQLRRLLARHGIAVAPGSEGD
- a CDS encoding ADYC domain-containing protein — protein: MALLLWVSGCKTCGSHLPPPKPVPDKEAPADAGTVTSPADEPLSTTGCSDGKCKAPWPPPEVPTSFAACPTGSCGPGSQNGRGIYVSNTDVRSYCFRDEHAASPSFPYSFCPEFFINTPTGVRLQVRDWTNPNWVRDTPVQAWLEPASGTRQSVTLKSIRSDQSRLVITYETAGQVHEVTGAGLEQVRLGFQLSVIDDAYVYEMKLSAASGAGGPEELHRYRLDYRYKLGSTPSAWMTHCEDSAAGNRISFLGGKKVDGLTARVTDEPGVTTLSCETGAISTCLAWGYTPWSSRTGDPKWSDYLFRSCLHAKRAAYFVQFGDFKSYTVSGTEIFKRDPFGINSEQMPHFEALWSPRGAECLNTENARHGELLPASARLPPCTPIGWEKTEFGRLATSPQTLP
- a CDS encoding protein kinase domain-containing protein, coding for MSASEKERLALDPTLPPESLDSLRPSPVGEHEARSGETPEFPVSHWERYEFIEPLGRGGMGEVYKARDLRLGRVVALKFIRGAHPDRVMRLLREARAQARIDHPNICKVYEVGEVGAKAYIAMQLVGGQRVDQAPMSVPEKVRVMKEVTEAIHEAHRLGVIHRDLKPANILVSSGEDGRWLPVVLDFGLAYEVDQGHGLTETGAVMGTPAYMAPEQARGDVRSIDRRTDVYGLGATLYELLAGVPPFTDPTLMGTLTKVLHEEPPPPRMRVPQLASDLETLVLKCLSKEPDLRYPSARALAEDLGRYLDGEPILGQRPGLLYRLKRGARRHRALVAISALSLVSILVLSAFGVRSWLEARHTREQSAGRALLAEQLGQQVKDLEYFLRVAHGLPLHDTTREQQHVHALMERMAAREHALGEAGEGLVQYALGRGHLAMLDFEKAHEALTKAWGLGIDTRELHLARGRVLGELYHRAMEDARRSGGAEWLAGRQRELEKQYLEPALQSLERSQGLALESPRYLEGLIAFYRRDYDAAARAAAEATAEAPWDYEALKLAADIEYTRAMELLERGEYDAARSRLQAAVGQYEHAAESGRSDARIHEALAEAWLQQSELDQRQGRPPQEALRRALEAGGRALKAAPLRASGYTRQAQVLLKRYHLNRFQGGSEDPAPILAEWIATATRAVELDSSDVYAYDSLGNGLFLRGFQEARDGRDPGPAWEEAISALRKALALQPRYPWGLNDLALVYRWKGNHQREHGQDPRDAFAEAERYFRQAIQVDPRYLYAFQNLGDLYDDQAAHALAHGQDPEAEIQKALQVGQQALSIDGRFYLVLNQVAAAELTRAQYLLDSGGAPRPALERAFQHLARSLGINATFGRTYFHRARGHLVAAEHALGEARNPDGDLQAGRRALVEAYRNDAGCVDCRVVSARLSMVEAAWAKRRGRPGVPLLQQALAEARQAVELYPYYEAHQELARVYWHLAEEQPASAALESIARGEEQVGLALKLDPALAQAHAIRGGLLLTRARLERQAATRMETLRQARAALVRAVELNPLLRREYEEPLREVEQRLSQP